The following are from one region of the Vulpes vulpes isolate BD-2025 chromosome 14, VulVul3, whole genome shotgun sequence genome:
- the PRNP gene encoding major prion protein — MVKSHIGGWILLLFVATWSDVGLCKKRPKPGGWNTGGGSRYPGQGSPGGNRYPPQGGGGWGQPHGGGWGQPHGGGWGQPHGGGWGQPHGGGGWGQGGGSHGQWGKPNKPKTNMKHVAGAAAAGAVVGGLGGYMLGSAMSRPLIHFGNDYEDRYYRENMYRYPDQVYYRPVDQYSNQNNFVRDCVNITVKQHTVTTTTKGENFTETDMKIMERVVEQMCVTQYQKESEAYYQRGASAILFSPPPVILLISLLILLIVG; from the coding sequence ATGGTGAAAAGCCACATAGGCGGctggatcctgcttctctttgTGGCCACATGGAGTGACGTGGGCCTCTGCAAGAAGCGGCCGAAGCCTGGAGGATGGAACACAGGGGGTGGGAGCCGATACCCAGGCCAGGGTAGCCCTGGAGGCAACCGCTACCCACCCCAGGGCGGTGGTGGGTGGGGTCAGCCCCATGGTGGCGGCTGGGGTCAGCCTCACGGTGGCGGCTGGGGACAGCCCCACGGTGGTGGCTGGGGACAGCCACacggtggtggtggttggggtcAAGGTGGTGGCAGCCACGGTCAGTGGGGCAAGCCCAATAAGCCCAAAACCAACATGAAGCACGTGGCAGGAGCCGCAGCAGCCGGGGCGGTAGTAGGGGGCCTTGGTGGCTACATGCTGGGGAGTGCCATGAGCAGGCCACTCATTCATTTTGGCAATGACTATGAGGACCGTTACTATCGTGAGAACATGTACCGCTACCCCGACCAAGTATACTACCGGCCAGTGGATCAGTACAGCAACCAGAACAACTTTGTGCGTGACTGCGTCAACATCACTGTCAAGCAGCACACAgtgaccaccaccaccaagggGGAGAACTTCACAGAGACCGACATGAAGATCATGGAGCGTGTGGTGGAGCAGATGTGTGTCACCCAGTACCAGAAGGAGTCCGAGGCTTACTACCAAAGAGGGGCAAGCGCCATCCTCTTCTCCCCGCCGCCCGTGATCCTCCTCATCTCGCTGCTCATTCTCCTGATAGTGGGATGA